The Blautia pseudococcoides genome segment GAGGCAGCGTTATATCCAAGATGTTCGGCGTCTTGTCCGACATCCCCCAAAAGAACAGTGCGGTGCCATAGGAATATATTATCTTTGCGCTTTGTGCCTGAAGAAGCGCAAACTCATCAGTAAATTCATCGGTCAAAGTATATAACCCTTTTCGCACCGGATCTAATTTTCCCATATCAACATACTTTTTCAACATCGGTCTGCTGATTCCAGCCGCCTCAATATCAGAAGTCTTAACAAACCCATTACTTTTTTCTGCTATTGTTTGAATTTTAGTCCAAATCGTGTCCGTATCAATGCACCTCCTTGGCTCTATTTACATTCGCACTCCATATTATACACTATTGAAGTGCGAATGTAAATAGAACTCCCGGAGATTAGTATGTCCAAATTGAAAACAATTATGCAAAAAGAGATGCCGCCGAAACGACATCCCCAAGAAAAAATCAGAATCTACTCGTACTTTACTGTCTTAAACCCTCCGATTGAGGTGAACAGTTCGATAAAAGTTTCGTTAATATTCGCCATATAAAGATTCTCATACAGGAACCTTATTACTTCTGGATTTGATATTTCCATGACAGTACGCTCTTGTTTATTAATAAGAAAATATTGCTTGGTCTCACCATTGATAAAAAATTGTTGCTGAGTGCCCTCCCAGCGATCCAGCATATAATTGAACGAATTTATATCAGCATTTTTGCCCCAATCATATACCCAACATTCTTCACCATTTCTGATAATTTTTCTGTACGTGTCCGGATTATAATAAACAGACATATTTCGCCTCCTGCTCATAAGTATATTTGTATTATAGCAAAAAAGCCATCCTTCTTCTACATATAGTTAAAGCAACTGAGGGATGCCTACAAAAGACATCCCCCAGACGCAGATACTATGCTGCGCTTCTGTTCAACGACCACATTCCCCTGCCATCATGAAAGAAGTATGTAGGATTGATCTGAAGCGTTTGGCGGATTTTTTCTTTCCACCACTTATTTGCCTGTGCTTTTTTGTGCGGCTCTATTTTCTCATAGAGAAACGTGAGCGTCACCGGCTCGCTGCACTGTTCCAAAACGGCAGCAACCACATCACGCCATGTCGCCCCCGGCATATCCCGGATATCGACCTCCGCTTTTTTTGCCATGATAATCGGAACTAGAAGCGGTGAATCCTTTCGGACAATCATCACATATTCATGAAGAATCGGGATGAATTTTCCGCTATACTGGATCTGGTCTGAAAAGCAGTTATGCTGGGCCTTGATGATGATATTCTCCAAAGACCCCGGTTTGACGATTTCAGAAAGCATACTGTAAAGCACGCCTCTTTTCTTAATGTCTCCCATTAAAACCGCCATCCTGCCACCTTTTTCAAGGGCAGAAAACTGCTTCATCATGGCATAATTCATTTTATCAACAAAGCTTTCCCAGTCCGGTATGCGCGACAGATCATACTGTCTCGGGTCATAGCCGTAGTTCTTTTGAACATCTGAGGCTTTATACATGACATCCGAAAACGTGACGATATCCCAATATGGAGGATGCCAGAAGATGAACTCCGGGCGCTCCGGGATCTCGCAGTTCATGATGTCAAAGCCGCTGTGCAGGTCATAGAGATGACTGCCAACGCCCAGCTTGTCCGCCGCCGCTTTGGTCGTCCCGCTGCCGCACATGTAGTCACAGATTTCTCCCGGGCGAAAGAACCCTAAAAGATCCTCAATCAGTCTGGGAGAGCAGTTCCCCCGATAACGGTTGTCGCCGCCTTCGCCACGCTCCGGATAGGAAACGATGCTGGTCAGCGGCCTTGTATCGCTTTTATAAGGCATAACGCCACCTCCTAACCTCCATTCTCAACAGACTGGTAATCTATTTCTATCGCCTCATCTGTCAAAATGGAAACATATTTTCGGAAAAGCCCTGCGACGGCCTCCTCCGTCATGAGCTGTCTGTGTTTTCCCATGTTCCAGGGATAGTCCGGCACATAGAGCAGATAATCCGTGCCGTCATGGCTGTCGCACGCCACAAGGTCAATGTCCTCTGCCTCAAGGATCACTTCTTTTAAGATGGTTGCTAGGCCAAGCATATAGTCCTGGTCGAACTCCAGATAATCCTCGTAGGCCGGCTCCGATATCTCACTCTCATCCAGCCATTCCTGTATTTTCTTTTGGTACTCCGGCGCCAGGGAAATCAGCTTCTGCAGGCGTTCCACAGACTCATCCGTAATATCGGAAACGCAGATTCCATAGCCGTAAGTATGCCATTCTGAGTAACTCATACTGCACCTCCTAACGGCACATCATCATGCCAGTTGTTTTTTGCACTACGAAACAACTCCACGAGTTGCCTCACAGTCATGTCAATATCGGAAACATTTTCGGTAGCCTCAAACCCATCTGCACTTAATTCAAACCAGCACTGGTCCACCTCCTCGTCAAACCTGTCAAAGCGTTTTTCAGGAAGCCCCACCTGCCGGGGAATGAAATATTCCCCACAGTCTAGACAGGATATGACTTCTGCGATTTGCGCTTCGCTTATCTCACCAATAACCACACAGGAATTTGGCATCTTGTAGTTGTCGGCATCCCGATAGAGATAGTTGAGCTTTGTATTCATAGATCTTTACGCCTCCTCCTGCAGATACTCATTCACAAACTCATGTGCAACCTCGGAAACTGTCTCCCAATAGGCTTCCCAGTAGGAATCGTTTTTGCCCAGCTTGTTCTGGAGCCTTTCCGGGAAACGGGGATCCTGGACCATGCGGTTATATTGCTCATCGGTCAGCTGATCCAGCTCATCCCAGTCTGACACCTGCGATACAAAATCCTCAAGCTGGCAGGATGCCTGATAAAGCCATCCCATCTCCCTGACAAACCGGTTGGAAACGCAGAGCTGCTGCGAGACGATTGCGATATGGTAATGGCTCTCACAGTATTCGCCGTCAATGTAACATTCATAGAGGGAGTCCGTGGAATGCTCCTTGAACTTCTCATCATCCGCCCATTGCGGAATACAGCCGCTTTCCTGCTCCTCTTTCAGCTTCTGCACCAGTATGCGTTTCGCATCATTGAAGTCCGTATAGACCTCGGAAGAATTTCCCTGTTCGCCGTCCACCGCCCAGTCTTCCAAAAGAATATGGATCCTCGGGTGCTGGCGGCACTCTTTCAGGTCATCAAGCGTCTCCACCATAGACGGGGCCATGATGACAAGATCCAGGATGATGTCGTCAATGGTTTTAGGCTCGTCATACAAATCAGAAAAAATTTCTTCCAGCTTTTTTACTTCACAGGGCAGTGCAGGAACTTCAAAAGAGCAATATATATCCGGCGTTTCATTTTCCGTTTCCTTATCCTCTCCATCACGGATTTCCGTAATCGTCCCATACAGACCCTCATACTCGCTTTCCGGCGTTCCCACGATGGGAGCGCCGATTACATAGGTTGTGCCGTCGTATTCAAACTCAGCACCGATTCGATTGATAAT includes the following:
- a CDS encoding type IV toxin-antitoxin system AbiEi family antitoxin domain-containing protein; this encodes MEPRRCIDTDTIWTKIQTIAEKSNGFVKTSDIEAAGISRPMLKKYVDMGKLDPVRKGLYTLTDEFTDEFALLQAQSAKIIYSYGTALFFWGMSDKTPNILDITLPRGTNISRLRRDNPNLRCHYVQTEVYDLGITETKSPQGGMVKLYDRERCICDVIRDKDQIELQLFTQAIKDYFKTNPNNRKLLKYGKIFGIEDKIRTYMEVL